Proteins encoded by one window of Gemmatimonadota bacterium:
- the gatA gene encoding Asp-tRNA(Asn)/Glu-tRNA(Gln) amidotransferase subunit GatA — MSARTLAAETGRRLAEAAPLNATLHWSQDVLDREADRLDAAPAGPLSGMAIAIKDNIVTTEEPTTCASKILAGYTSPYEATVITRLRAAGALVGAKANLDEFAMGSSTENSAYGRVLHPIDHDRVPGGSSGGSAVLVAAGVVPAALGSETGGSVRQPAAFCGVVGLKPSYGRVSRFGLVAFGSSLDCISVFGKTVNDAARVLSAMSGQDPRDATTHAEPPMALPAARADLTGVVIGLPTEYFPADLDAGVRAACDRAIATLRALGATVREVSLPHTKYAVPTYYIVNPAEAAANLARFDGVRYGPRHVGAGGDVRALYRATRGEGFGPEVRRRILVGTFVLSAGYADQYYVRAQAVRKLIADDFANVFADGVDLLFTPTTPTPAFKAGEKTADPVQMYLADVFVAPASLAGVPAMSVPIGRDQGLPIGGQLIARDFDEATMLAVAEVLERATDAVAEVR; from the coding sequence ATGAGCGCGCGCACCCTGGCCGCCGAAACCGGCCGCCGCCTCGCCGAGGCCGCACCCCTCAACGCGACGCTGCACTGGTCGCAGGACGTCCTCGATCGCGAGGCGGACCGGCTCGACGCCGCCCCTGCCGGGCCGCTGTCGGGGATGGCGATCGCGATCAAGGACAACATCGTCACGACCGAGGAGCCGACCACCTGCGCCTCGAAGATCCTCGCGGGATACACCTCGCCCTACGAGGCGACGGTGATCACGCGGCTGCGCGCGGCCGGCGCCCTGGTCGGTGCCAAGGCGAACCTTGATGAGTTCGCGATGGGATCGTCCACCGAGAATTCCGCGTATGGTCGCGTCCTTCACCCGATCGATCACGACCGCGTGCCTGGAGGCTCCAGCGGCGGCTCGGCCGTGCTGGTCGCCGCTGGCGTCGTCCCCGCCGCGCTGGGCTCGGAGACCGGTGGTTCCGTCCGTCAGCCGGCCGCCTTCTGCGGCGTCGTCGGCCTGAAGCCGAGCTATGGCCGGGTCTCACGCTTCGGCCTGGTGGCCTTCGGTTCGTCGCTCGACTGCATCTCCGTCTTCGGCAAGACGGTGAACGACGCGGCCCGCGTCCTCTCGGCAATGTCCGGACAGGACCCGCGCGACGCCACCACGCATGCCGAGCCGCCAATGGCGCTGCCGGCCGCGCGCGCGGACCTCACCGGGGTGGTGATCGGCTTGCCGACGGAGTATTTCCCGGCCGACCTCGATGCCGGCGTCCGCGCCGCGTGTGACCGGGCCATCGCGACGCTGCGCGCCCTCGGCGCTACCGTCCGCGAGGTGTCGCTGCCGCACACGAAGTACGCCGTGCCGACCTACTACATCGTCAACCCGGCCGAGGCCGCGGCCAACCTCGCGCGCTTCGACGGCGTGCGCTACGGTCCGCGGCATGTCGGTGCCGGCGGCGACGTCCGCGCCCTCTATCGGGCCACGCGCGGCGAGGGCTTCGGACCCGAGGTGCGGCGCCGCATCCTCGTCGGCACCTTCGTCCTCTCGGCCGGATACGCCGATCAGTACTACGTGCGCGCGCAGGCGGTGCGGAAACTGATCGCCGACGATTTCGCCAACGTCTTCGCCGATGGCGTCGACCTGCTCTTCACGCCGACCACGCCGACACCGGCGTTCAAGGCGGGCGAGAAGACCGCCGATCCGGTGCAGATGTATCTGGCCGACGTCTTCGTGGCGCCGGCCTCGCTCGCCGGGGTCCCGGCGATGTCGGTGCCGATCGGCCGCGATCAGGGGCTCCCCATCGGCGGCCAGCTGATCGCCCGGGATTTTGACGAGGCCACGATGCTCGCCGTCGCGGAGGTCCTGGAACGGGCCACCGACGCGGTGGCGGAGGTACGGTGA
- a CDS encoding aspartyl/glutamyl-tRNA amidotransferase subunit C gives MTIGASEVRHVARLAELAVAEEDLPLLATQLEAIVEFVAQLADVPLPQGVGTVAVGPAQLTLRDDVVAPIPMVRGPAAMAPAFVDGFFVVPKLGGMAEE, from the coding sequence ATGACAATCGGGGCGTCGGAAGTACGCCATGTGGCGCGGCTGGCCGAGCTGGCCGTGGCGGAGGAAGATCTGCCGCTGCTCGCCACGCAGCTCGAGGCGATCGTCGAGTTCGTGGCCCAGCTGGCCGATGTGCCGCTTCCTCAGGGCGTCGGAACGGTGGCGGTGGGCCCTGCCCAATTGACGCTCCGCGACGACGTCGTGGCGCCGATCCCGATGGTGCGTGGCCCGGCTGCGATGGCGCCGGCGTTCGTCGATGGCTTCTTCGTGGTGCCGAAGCTCGGCGGGATGGCCGAGGAATGA
- the gatB gene encoding Asp-tRNA(Asn)/Glu-tRNA(Gln) amidotransferase subunit GatB produces MTWETVIGLEIHVQPSTRSKMFCGCPTSYGDAPNTNVCPVCLGLPGALPVPNAEAVRLGTVGALALGCAIRERSIFARKNYFYPDLPKGYQISQFDKPLAEHGSVMIESPERGSIAISITRLHLEEDAGKSLHDRIPGQTAVDLNRAGTPLAEIVSGPDMRSPGEARAYLTTVRQLLIYAGVSECSMEKGSLRVDANLSVRRPGDPLGTKTEVKNMNSFANVERALEAERIRQIAMLERGEAVTQVTLTFNAATGEVKPLRSKEDSHDYRYFPDPDLPPLVLTPAWIEAQRVALPELPAARKARYQEVLGLSEYDARTLIQEPQVSAYFEGTVAAGVDPKTASNWVLGEAMSGWNEQGHFAIAPDRLASLVLLVADGTVSLQAAKRIFAELVGNDDAPRAVADRLGLVQVRDTGALEGWVAEVIAAHPGEVARYKGGDAKLIGFFVGQVMKRSQGKADPKGIQPILTAKLAE; encoded by the coding sequence ATGACCTGGGAAACCGTGATCGGGCTCGAAATCCACGTGCAGCCCTCCACTCGCTCGAAGATGTTCTGCGGCTGCCCGACGAGTTACGGCGATGCGCCGAACACCAACGTCTGCCCGGTGTGCCTCGGCCTCCCGGGCGCGCTGCCGGTGCCGAACGCCGAGGCGGTGCGCCTCGGCACCGTCGGCGCGCTGGCGCTGGGCTGCGCCATTCGTGAGCGCAGCATTTTCGCGCGCAAGAACTACTTCTATCCCGACCTGCCGAAGGGCTATCAGATCTCGCAGTTCGACAAGCCGCTGGCCGAGCACGGCTCGGTCATGATCGAGTCGCCCGAACGCGGTTCGATCGCCATCTCGATCACGCGCCTCCACCTAGAGGAGGACGCGGGGAAGTCGCTGCACGACCGCATCCCCGGGCAGACCGCCGTCGACCTCAACCGCGCGGGGACGCCGCTCGCCGAGATCGTGAGCGGGCCCGACATGCGCTCGCCGGGCGAGGCGCGCGCGTATCTGACCACGGTGCGCCAGCTGCTCATCTATGCCGGCGTCTCCGAATGCTCGATGGAGAAGGGCTCGCTCCGCGTCGACGCGAACCTCTCGGTGCGTCGCCCCGGCGATCCGCTCGGCACCAAGACCGAAGTGAAGAACATGAATTCCTTCGCCAACGTCGAGCGCGCGCTCGAGGCGGAGCGCATTCGCCAGATCGCGATGCTGGAGCGGGGCGAGGCGGTCACGCAGGTGACGCTGACCTTCAACGCCGCCACCGGCGAGGTGAAGCCGCTTCGTTCCAAGGAAGACAGTCACGACTATCGCTACTTCCCCGATCCCGACCTGCCGCCGCTGGTGCTCACGCCGGCGTGGATCGAGGCGCAACGGGTGGCCCTTCCGGAGCTTCCGGCGGCGCGCAAGGCGCGCTACCAGGAGGTGCTGGGGCTGTCGGAGTATGACGCGCGCACGCTGATCCAGGAGCCCCAAGTATCAGCGTACTTTGAGGGGACGGTCGCTGCGGGGGTCGACCCCAAGACCGCCTCCAACTGGGTCCTCGGCGAGGCGATGTCGGGGTGGAACGAACAGGGTCACTTCGCCATCGCTCCGGATCGGCTTGCCTCGCTGGTGCTGCTGGTCGCCGACGGGACGGTGTCGTTGCAGGCGGCGAAGCGGATCTTCGCGGAACTGGTCGGCAACGACGACGCACCGCGCGCCGTCGCCGACCGTCTCGGGCTGGTGCAGGTTCGCGACACCGGCGCGTTGGAGGGGTGGGTCGCCGAGGTCATCGCGGCGCACCCTGGGGAAGTGGCGCGCTACAAGGGTGGTGACGCCAAGTTGATCGGCTTCTTCGTGGGGCAAGTCATGAAGCGCAGCCAGGGGAAGGCCGACCCGAAGGGGATCCAGCCGATCCTCACCGCGAAGCTCGCCGAATGA
- a CDS encoding UvrD-helicase domain-containing protein: MTDGKDLLRGLNPAQRRAAEHVTGPILVLAGAGSGKTRVLTARIASLIESHGVPPERIFAVTFTNKAAGEMKHRIGDLLERDPAGLWIGTFHSLSARLLRREGDRLGFSRDFSIYDQDDQISLIRRLMEERNHPVKLYPPKLIQNIISGAKNGMQTAQDLERSAPHDPAVKVAADVYVALQRALKLANAMDFDDLILHPLTLFREHPDVLERWRKRFDFLLVDEFQDTNKVQYELIKLLGSGHRNVFAVGDDDQSIYGWRGADVRNMQLLQTDFGDAVLVKLEENYRSTKPILDAANAVIARNRSRLGKTLRTVRPGGESIVVLAAADERDEAEWIARELKQRVQDGALYVECAVLYRTNAQSRALEESLRRAGVPYRIVGSISFYDRREVKDLLAYLRLIANPSDDEAFLRAVGVPRRGIGDSSLVMLAEQARQWNLAMLATAERAEMINGLRPNLRQALTTFAAQVNDVRTRVGESAPVLVMEELIRVLDYEKVLMAEGLEGADRWENVRAMVAGAAEWSEVISEDDEPGTPLQRFLTEAALMSAVDTTAGREDGVTLMTLHTAKGLEWPVVVLAGMEDGLFPSGRALESPDGLDEERRLCYVGITRARDALLMTWARARRRGGELRPAMASRFLKELPPELVEEKSTSFAVGGRLGQTSWGSGGWGGGRSGSSQGGGAKWGRSTSTPAKVATPKSAVWDEPAPVDTPPASDNQDAPRYVKGERVRHRRFGAGAILGLSGGGKDLKVSVAFDDPEIGTKQLLVAFAGLERDWESA; the protein is encoded by the coding sequence ATGACCGACGGCAAGGATCTGCTGCGCGGGCTCAATCCGGCGCAGCGCCGTGCCGCCGAGCATGTCACCGGCCCGATTCTCGTGCTCGCAGGTGCGGGCTCGGGGAAGACGCGCGTGCTGACCGCCCGCATCGCCTCGCTGATCGAATCGCACGGCGTGCCGCCGGAGCGCATCTTCGCGGTGACCTTCACGAACAAGGCCGCCGGCGAGATGAAGCATCGCATCGGCGACCTGCTCGAGCGCGACCCCGCGGGCCTCTGGATCGGCACCTTCCACTCGCTCTCCGCCCGACTGCTCCGCCGCGAGGGTGACCGGCTCGGCTTCTCGCGCGATTTCTCGATCTACGACCAGGACGACCAGATCTCCCTGATTCGTCGGTTGATGGAAGAGCGGAACCATCCGGTGAAGCTCTACCCGCCGAAGCTGATCCAGAACATCATCTCCGGCGCCAAGAACGGCATGCAGACGGCGCAGGACCTCGAGCGCAGCGCGCCGCATGACCCCGCCGTCAAGGTCGCCGCGGATGTCTACGTGGCGTTGCAGCGGGCACTGAAGCTCGCGAATGCGATGGACTTCGACGACCTGATCCTGCACCCGCTGACTCTCTTCCGGGAGCATCCGGACGTGCTGGAGCGGTGGCGGAAGCGCTTCGACTTCCTGCTGGTCGACGAGTTCCAGGACACCAACAAGGTGCAGTACGAGCTCATCAAGCTGCTGGGCAGCGGCCATCGCAACGTCTTCGCCGTTGGCGACGACGACCAGAGCATCTACGGCTGGCGCGGTGCGGACGTGCGGAACATGCAGCTCCTCCAGACCGACTTCGGCGACGCCGTCCTGGTCAAGCTCGAGGAGAACTACCGCTCGACCAAGCCGATCCTCGACGCGGCCAATGCCGTCATCGCCCGCAACCGGAGCCGCCTCGGCAAGACGCTCCGCACCGTCCGTCCCGGCGGCGAGTCGATCGTCGTGCTGGCCGCCGCCGACGAACGCGACGAGGCGGAATGGATCGCCCGCGAGTTGAAGCAGCGCGTGCAGGACGGCGCGCTCTATGTCGAATGCGCCGTCCTGTATCGGACCAACGCCCAGTCACGGGCACTGGAAGAATCGCTCCGGCGTGCCGGCGTCCCGTACCGCATCGTCGGCTCGATCTCGTTCTACGATCGCCGCGAGGTGAAGGACCTGCTGGCGTACCTGCGCCTGATCGCGAACCCCTCCGATGACGAGGCGTTCCTGCGTGCGGTCGGCGTGCCCCGGCGCGGCATCGGCGATTCCTCGCTGGTCATGCTCGCGGAGCAGGCGCGGCAGTGGAACCTGGCGATGCTGGCCACCGCCGAGCGCGCCGAGATGATCAACGGCCTCCGCCCGAATCTGCGCCAGGCACTCACGACGTTCGCCGCGCAGGTGAATGACGTGCGCACGCGCGTCGGCGAGTCGGCCCCGGTGCTGGTGATGGAAGAGTTGATCCGCGTGCTCGACTACGAGAAGGTCCTCATGGCCGAGGGACTCGAGGGCGCCGATCGCTGGGAGAATGTCCGCGCGATGGTGGCGGGGGCGGCAGAGTGGTCCGAGGTGATCAGCGAGGACGACGAGCCCGGCACGCCGCTGCAGCGCTTCCTGACCGAGGCGGCGCTCATGTCCGCGGTGGACACCACGGCGGGCCGAGAGGACGGCGTTACCCTGATGACGCTCCACACGGCCAAGGGACTCGAATGGCCGGTGGTCGTGTTGGCGGGGATGGAGGACGGTCTCTTTCCCTCGGGCCGTGCCCTCGAGTCTCCCGATGGCCTCGACGAGGAACGGCGGCTCTGCTATGTCGGCATCACCCGCGCGCGCGATGCCCTCCTCATGACCTGGGCGCGCGCCCGTCGGCGGGGTGGGGAATTGCGGCCCGCGATGGCCTCGCGCTTCCTCAAGGAATTGCCGCCGGAGTTGGTGGAGGAGAAGAGCACCTCGTTCGCCGTCGGTGGGCGCCTCGGCCAGACCTCGTGGGGGTCAGGCGGGTGGGGTGGTGGCCGCAGCGGCAGCAGCCAGGGCGGCGGGGCCAAATGGGGCCGCAGCACCTCCACGCCGGCCAAGGTCGCCACGCCGAAGAGCGCCGTCTGGGACGAGCCGGCACCGGTCGATACGCCGCCGGCGAGCGACAACCAGGACGCGCCGCGCTACGTGAAGGGCGAACGGGTACGCCATCGCCGCTTCGGGGCAGGCGCCATCCTCGGCCTCAGCGGTGGCGGCAAGGACCTGAAGGTGTCCGTGGCCTTTGATGATCCGGAAATTGGAACCAAGCAACTGCTCGTCGCCTTTGCCGGCCTCGAGCGCGACTGGGAGAGCGCATGA
- the serS gene encoding serine--tRNA ligase produces MLDLRRLRHDPDGVRASLARRLDEDALVQLDRVIALDAKRREVVTRVERLQAERNSQTEEVARRKRAKEPADELLATLKASGDAVRVLETDLRDVEALLEGHLLNIPNTVLAEVPSGGAEANQVVRHWGTPRTFDFAPKPHWDLGVALGLFDLPRGTKLTGSGFPLFTGMGARLVRGLASFMLDLHTREHGYLEVQPPYLVNRASLTGTAQLPKFEEDLYHASADDLFLIPTAEVPVTNIYRDEILDAADLPIAMTAYTPCFRREAGAHGKDTRGLIRVHQFDKVELVRLVKPEESAREHALLTTHAEAVLQRLEIPYRVLALAAGDTGFGSACTFDLEVWAPGVDNWLEASSASTFEDFQARRANIRYRPAPGAKPEFVHTLNASGVAFPRTIIALLENGQQADGSVVLPAALVPYVGTDRLVPRA; encoded by the coding sequence ATGCTCGATCTTCGCCGCCTCCGACACGACCCCGACGGCGTGCGGGCGTCTCTCGCCCGTCGCCTCGACGAAGACGCCCTGGTGCAGCTGGATCGCGTCATTGCCCTCGACGCGAAGCGCCGCGAAGTGGTGACGCGCGTCGAGCGGCTCCAGGCCGAGCGCAACAGCCAGACCGAAGAGGTTGCGCGCCGCAAGCGTGCCAAGGAGCCGGCCGACGAGTTGCTCGCGACGCTCAAGGCCTCCGGCGACGCGGTGCGCGTCCTCGAGACGGATCTGCGCGACGTCGAGGCACTCCTCGAAGGCCACCTGCTCAACATCCCGAATACCGTGCTGGCGGAAGTGCCGAGCGGCGGTGCAGAAGCCAATCAGGTGGTGCGCCACTGGGGCACGCCGCGGACCTTCGACTTCGCCCCGAAGCCCCACTGGGACCTCGGCGTTGCGCTCGGGCTGTTCGACCTGCCGCGCGGTACCAAGCTCACTGGCTCGGGCTTCCCGCTCTTCACCGGGATGGGCGCTCGCCTGGTGCGCGGCCTCGCCTCGTTCATGCTCGACCTGCACACGCGCGAGCACGGCTATCTGGAAGTGCAGCCGCCGTACCTCGTGAATCGGGCGTCGCTGACCGGCACCGCGCAGTTGCCGAAGTTCGAGGAAGATCTCTATCACGCCTCGGCCGATGATCTCTTCCTGATTCCGACCGCCGAAGTGCCGGTGACGAACATCTACCGCGACGAGATCCTCGACGCCGCCGACCTGCCGATCGCGATGACCGCCTACACGCCCTGCTTCCGGCGTGAGGCCGGCGCGCACGGCAAGGACACGCGCGGCCTGATCCGCGTGCACCAGTTCGACAAGGTCGAGTTGGTCCGGTTGGTGAAGCCCGAGGAGAGCGCGCGCGAGCATGCGCTGCTGACCACGCACGCCGAGGCGGTGCTGCAGCGGCTCGAGATTCCGTACCGCGTCCTCGCCCTCGCCGCAGGCGACACCGGCTTCGGCTCGGCGTGCACCTTCGACCTCGAAGTCTGGGCGCCCGGCGTCGACAATTGGCTGGAAGCGTCCAGTGCGTCGACGTTCGAGGACTTCCAGGCCCGTCGCGCGAACATTCGCTACCGCCCCGCACCGGGCGCGAAGCCCGAGTTCGTGCATACGCTGAACGCCTCGGGCGTCGCGTTCCCGCGCACGATCATCGCGCTCCTCGAAAACGGCCAGCAGGCCGATGGCTCGGTGGTGCTCCCGGCCGCGCTGGTCCCCTATGTCGGGACCGACCGTCTCGTCCCGCGCGCGTAA
- a CDS encoding roadblock/LC7 domain-containing protein, with protein sequence MTSPLRSVLQALAERPEVAGVVVVSDEGLVVDSVLPDGVDREAIAALGATALRSLVGLGHAAGVGMPTEVVVDAAGGALVLLRLSGSTASLVVLAADQGDLGTLLYELRRHGPALASLA encoded by the coding sequence GTGACGTCGCCCCTTCGATCGGTCCTGCAGGCCCTCGCCGAGCGTCCCGAAGTGGCCGGCGTGGTGGTGGTCAGCGACGAGGGCCTGGTGGTCGATTCGGTCCTTCCCGATGGGGTGGACCGGGAGGCCATTGCGGCGCTCGGTGCCACGGCGCTCCGGTCGTTGGTCGGCCTGGGGCACGCGGCCGGCGTCGGGATGCCCACGGAAGTCGTGGTGGATGCCGCAGGCGGGGCGCTGGTCCTGCTGCGGCTCTCGGGAAGCACCGCCTCGCTGGTGGTCCTCGCGGCCGACCAGGGAGACCTCGGGACCCTGTTGTACGAACTGCGGCGCCACGGCCCCGCGCTCGCTTCCCTGGCCTGA
- a CDS encoding mannose-1-phosphate guanylyltransferase: protein MQWAVLLAGGSGTRFWPLSSPARPKQLLPLAGVRSTAEEAIDRLTGFIPPERILVVTGRSLAAALQAKLPVPVENYLIEPRAASTAPALVWATIEAARRDPDAEVISMHADWTIRDPAAFVASAATALETATRHARLVTVGVVPSRPETGFGYIVPGARLDSAARAVDRFQEKPDAATALDLMANGALWNSGLFAWRAADLRREVMLHTNEIAPWLPALDAGDVAGFFAGVRDVSIDVGVFERSAAVAVVSGDFAWDDIGTWEAMARVRPRDRQGNVVHGPVTLVDCSDCIVWNDGPPMVLSGVRELVVVHANQRTLVLDRARAPQLKQTLDALPAEVRDLE, encoded by the coding sequence ATGCAATGGGCCGTCCTCCTCGCCGGCGGGTCCGGGACCCGGTTCTGGCCGCTCTCCTCCCCGGCCCGCCCGAAGCAGTTGCTGCCGCTGGCTGGCGTGCGCTCAACGGCCGAGGAAGCGATTGACCGGCTGACCGGGTTCATCCCGCCCGAACGGATCCTGGTGGTCACCGGTCGGTCGCTGGCGGCGGCGCTCCAGGCCAAGCTCCCGGTCCCGGTTGAGAACTACCTGATCGAGCCGCGGGCGGCGTCCACGGCCCCGGCGCTGGTCTGGGCGACGATCGAAGCCGCGCGGCGCGACCCCGACGCCGAAGTCATCTCGATGCACGCCGACTGGACCATCCGCGACCCCGCCGCCTTTGTGGCCAGTGCCGCCACGGCGCTCGAGACGGCGACGCGGCACGCCCGCCTGGTGACGGTCGGCGTGGTCCCCTCCCGGCCCGAGACCGGCTTCGGCTACATCGTGCCGGGGGCCCGGCTCGACAGTGCGGCGCGCGCAGTCGACCGCTTCCAGGAGAAGCCCGATGCCGCCACCGCCCTCGATCTGATGGCCAATGGCGCCCTCTGGAACAGTGGGCTCTTCGCCTGGCGTGCCGCCGACCTGCGCCGCGAGGTGATGCTGCACACCAACGAGATCGCCCCGTGGCTGCCCGCCCTCGACGCCGGCGATGTCGCCGGCTTCTTTGCCGGCGTGCGCGATGTCTCGATCGACGTCGGCGTCTTCGAGCGCTCCGCGGCGGTCGCGGTCGTGTCGGGCGACTTCGCGTGGGACGACATCGGCACCTGGGAGGCGATGGCCCGGGTCCGCCCGCGCGATCGCCAGGGGAACGTCGTGCATGGCCCCGTGACGCTCGTCGACTGCAGTGATTGCATCGTCTGGAATGATGGGCCGCCGATGGTCCTTTCGGGCGTGCGCGAGCTGGTGGTCGTGCACGCCAATCAGCGGACGCTGGTACTCGACCGCGCCCGCGCGCCGCAACTCAAGCAAACCCTCGACGCCCTCCCTGCCGAGGTGCGTGATCTGGAGTGA
- a CDS encoding HAMP domain-containing histidine kinase, translating into MAVLLVAVLAGLSLGVSFLVARHFRGEAQSTSQLYSVVFRGLNDPDPNGGTAALLDLGGRVRDLGLPLIQTDSSGRVLFAANLPFEAPLDDPRVRSYAAELDALNPPIISPGFGALHFGPMPATRMLFTLGLLQALTLVVMVSVAVVAYRNATTAQRDRLWVAMAREAAHQMGTPLTSLQGWIEQLRGAGLPPAKIAEFLDADAERLQRVAQRFERIGNPARRDPVGLGALSERVAGYFQPRLPKHSNAITLSVRAPSAGPVVAGDAVLLEWALEAMVKNAIDALQGRGGSITLAAEVDGADAILRVIDDGPGVPRELRRTIFEPGITTKRGGWGIGLALARRVIEDAHAGVLALEPTEHGTTFLMRFPLATPIT; encoded by the coding sequence GTGGCCGTGCTGCTCGTCGCCGTGCTCGCCGGCCTCTCGCTCGGCGTCTCGTTCCTCGTGGCGCGACACTTCCGTGGCGAAGCTCAATCCACCTCACAGCTCTACTCGGTGGTCTTCCGCGGGCTGAACGACCCGGACCCGAATGGCGGGACCGCCGCGCTGCTCGATCTCGGCGGCCGGGTCCGCGATCTCGGCTTGCCACTGATCCAGACCGACAGCAGCGGTCGCGTGCTCTTCGCCGCGAACCTCCCCTTCGAGGCGCCGCTCGACGACCCGCGCGTGCGCAGCTACGCCGCCGAGCTCGATGCGCTCAATCCGCCGATCATCTCGCCCGGCTTCGGAGCGCTGCATTTCGGCCCGATGCCCGCGACGCGGATGCTGTTCACGCTTGGACTGCTGCAGGCGCTGACGCTGGTCGTGATGGTCAGCGTGGCGGTCGTGGCCTACCGCAACGCGACCACGGCGCAACGCGACCGCCTCTGGGTCGCGATGGCGCGCGAGGCGGCCCACCAAATGGGCACGCCGCTGACGTCACTGCAGGGATGGATCGAACAGTTGCGCGGAGCCGGCCTCCCGCCGGCGAAGATCGCCGAGTTTCTCGACGCCGACGCGGAGCGGTTGCAACGGGTGGCCCAACGCTTCGAGCGCATCGGCAATCCGGCGCGGCGCGATCCGGTCGGACTCGGCGCACTCTCGGAGCGGGTGGCCGGCTATTTTCAACCGCGTCTGCCGAAGCACAGCAATGCGATCACGCTGTCGGTGCGGGCACCGAGCGCGGGGCCGGTCGTCGCCGGTGACGCGGTCCTGTTGGAGTGGGCGCTCGAGGCGATGGTCAAGAATGCCATCGACGCCCTGCAGGGCCGCGGTGGTTCGATCACCCTCGCCGCCGAAGTGGATGGCGCCGACGCCATCCTGCGCGTGATTGACGACGGCCCGGGCGTCCCGCGCGAACTGCGTCGGACGATTTTCGAGCCCGGCATCACCACCAAGCGGGGCGGCTGGGGCATTGGACTGGCCCTGGCGCGCCGCGTCATCGAGGATGCGCACGCTGGCGTCCTCGCCCTTGAACCGACTGAACACGGGACCACCTTTCTGATGCGCTTTCCGTTGGCCACCCCGATCACATGA
- a CDS encoding MBL fold metallo-hydrolase — MTDRPPVAELVVLGSGSKGNAFALVHDGAILLLEAGYSLRELDRRLADAGLDASALVGVAITHEHGDHAASATKLARRHDIPLLASFGTFHALARGGDPCHYLPIGSRGVATVGPFTVAACPTSHDAAEPVALAVTLPDGTSLGMATDLGRPTQAVRLFLRERHCLVLESNHDEALLRASGYPAVVQDRIAGPSGHLGNHDAAQLLIELHHDELHTVVLAHLSQRCNNPETARGSVEPRLREAGFVGELWLAEQEGPMAPVGVHGPVQRTLFR; from the coding sequence GTGACCGACCGGCCGCCGGTCGCCGAGCTGGTGGTCCTTGGCTCGGGCTCCAAGGGCAACGCCTTCGCCCTCGTGCACGACGGCGCCATCCTCCTGCTCGAGGCGGGCTACTCGCTGCGGGAGCTGGACCGGCGACTCGCCGACGCTGGCCTGGATGCGTCGGCGCTCGTCGGCGTGGCGATCACGCACGAGCATGGCGACCACGCCGCCAGTGCCACCAAGCTGGCGCGTCGCCACGACATCCCGTTGCTCGCCTCCTTCGGCACCTTCCACGCGCTCGCGCGGGGCGGTGACCCGTGCCACTACCTCCCGATCGGTTCGCGCGGCGTCGCGACGGTCGGGCCGTTCACGGTGGCGGCGTGTCCCACCTCGCACGATGCCGCGGAACCGGTCGCGCTGGCGGTCACGCTGCCGGACGGCACCTCGCTTGGCATGGCCACCGACCTCGGACGGCCGACGCAGGCGGTGCGGCTTTTCCTTCGTGAGCGGCACTGCCTGGTGCTGGAGTCGAATCACGACGAAGCGCTGCTGCGCGCCAGCGGCTACCCGGCCGTGGTGCAGGACCGGATCGCGGGGCCCAGTGGGCACCTCGGCAACCACGACGCGGCGCAGCTGCTGATCGAACTGCACCACGACGAACTCCACACCGTGGTGCTCGCGCACCTGAGCCAGCGCTGCAACAATCCCGAGACGGCGCGCGGAAGCGTCGAACCCCGCCTGCGAGAGGCGGGGTTCGTCGGGGAGTTGTGGCTGGCCGAGCAGGAGGGCCCGATGGCGCCGGTCGGCGTGCACGGCCCGGTGCAGCGCACCCTCTTCCGCTAG